From Microbacterium croceum, a single genomic window includes:
- a CDS encoding DUF4031 domain-containing protein — protein MTILVDDPLWPAHGRLWAHLVSDDTLEELHAFARAHDVPARAFDLDHYDVPEEIIPRLLTAGAQHVGGKELVRRLIASGLRVPARDRR, from the coding sequence ATGACCATACTCGTCGACGACCCGCTCTGGCCCGCCCACGGTCGGCTCTGGGCCCATCTGGTCAGCGACGACACCCTGGAAGAACTGCACGCTTTTGCGCGAGCGCACGATGTGCCTGCACGCGCGTTCGACCTCGATCACTACGACGTTCCGGAGGAGATCATCCCCCGGCTCCTCACAGCCGGCGCTCAGCACGTCGGCGGCAAGGAGCTGGTGAGGCGACTGATCGCCTCAGGACTCAGGGTCCCCGCCCGCGACCGGCGCTGA
- the rpmA gene encoding 50S ribosomal protein L27, which translates to MAHKKGASSTRNGRDSNAQRLGVKRFGGQQVNAGEIIVRQRGTHFHPGVNVGRGGDDTLFALAAGAVQFGAKGGRKVINIVAAGE; encoded by the coding sequence ATGGCACATAAAAAGGGCGCAAGCTCCACCCGTAACGGTCGTGACTCCAACGCACAGCGCCTCGGCGTGAAGCGCTTCGGCGGTCAGCAGGTCAACGCCGGCGAGATCATCGTCCGCCAGCGTGGCACCCACTTCCACCCCGGCGTGAACGTCGGCCGTGGAGGAGACGACACGCTGTTCGCTCTGGCCGCAGGCGCCGTGCAGTTCGGCGCCAAGGGTGGCCGCAAGGTCATCAACATCGTCGCCGCCGGCGAGTAA
- the rplU gene encoding 50S ribosomal protein L21, whose translation MVYAVVRAGGRQEKVEVGTIVQLDRVKAAQGENIELAAVLLVDGTSVTTDADKLAKVKVTAEVIGNLRGPKIVIQKYKNKTGYKKRQGHRQELTRVKITGIK comes from the coding sequence GTGGTTTACGCAGTAGTGCGCGCCGGTGGGCGGCAGGAGAAGGTCGAGGTCGGCACGATCGTTCAGCTCGATCGTGTGAAGGCTGCCCAGGGCGAGAACATCGAGCTCGCAGCTGTGCTGCTCGTCGATGGCACCTCCGTGACCACCGACGCCGACAAGCTCGCGAAGGTCAAGGTCACGGCTGAGGTCATCGGCAACCTCCGCGGCCCGAAGATCGTCATCCAGAAGTACAAGAACAAGACCGGCTACAAGAAGCGTCAGGGCCACCGCCAGGAGCTCACGCGCGTCAAGATCACCGGCATCAAGTAA
- a CDS encoding tyrosine-type recombinase/integrase, whose amino-acid sequence MSTKKYRARIWNPEIKKKIDLGYYDSEEERDLVEAQAKLDLSQHRTPKVIEDRSRGGELFVTFAERTLLDRKRRVTLSTWTNYQAMLRKWVIPTFGQMKLRDITPRDIDRWFNEVLPQGSPSNGQRYSILSMVMIRAVKMQEIPSNPCIVEGVAATKTKRRPTWSWSDFQVLYEAAATDQERALLWALAGSGCRIGEALALNVEDIDMPNSEIVVSHHMVRTQRVQGTKAHPEQVRYLTIPPQAPEALQTHLNGSGRAMDQPVFVNSRGGRLGYDRARRTFDSIRSSRGLDDLVIHDLRHLSLTAFGKTGATLAEIMQRGGHSDMRTALRYQHASRDRDRALVQRMAEMIP is encoded by the coding sequence ATGAGCACCAAGAAGTACCGCGCGAGGATTTGGAATCCGGAGATCAAGAAGAAGATCGACCTGGGCTACTACGACTCCGAGGAAGAGCGCGACCTAGTCGAAGCCCAGGCCAAGTTGGACCTGTCGCAGCACCGAACCCCGAAAGTCATCGAAGACCGCAGTAGGGGCGGTGAGTTGTTCGTGACGTTCGCCGAGCGCACCCTCCTGGACCGGAAGCGCCGGGTTACTCTCTCGACCTGGACCAACTACCAGGCGATGCTTCGGAAGTGGGTGATCCCCACCTTCGGTCAGATGAAGCTCCGAGACATCACGCCCCGCGACATCGATAGGTGGTTCAACGAGGTACTCCCCCAGGGCTCGCCGTCCAACGGTCAGCGCTACAGCATCCTCTCCATGGTGATGATCCGCGCGGTGAAGATGCAGGAGATCCCGTCCAATCCCTGCATCGTGGAGGGAGTCGCCGCGACGAAGACGAAGCGGAGGCCCACGTGGAGCTGGAGCGACTTCCAAGTCCTCTACGAGGCGGCGGCAACGGATCAGGAGCGCGCTCTCCTCTGGGCTCTCGCTGGCTCCGGATGTCGAATCGGTGAAGCTCTCGCGCTCAATGTCGAGGACATCGACATGCCGAACTCCGAGATCGTGGTCTCGCATCACATGGTGCGCACGCAGCGAGTCCAGGGCACCAAGGCACACCCGGAGCAGGTCCGGTACCTCACTATCCCGCCGCAGGCTCCGGAAGCTCTCCAGACGCACCTGAACGGCTCCGGGAGGGCGATGGACCAGCCGGTGTTCGTGAACTCCCGAGGCGGTCGCCTTGGCTACGACCGGGCACGCCGGACCTTCGACAGCATCCGATCATCACGGGGGTTGGACGACCTGGTGATCCACGACCTCCGCCATCTCAGCCTGACTGCATTCGGAAAGACCGGCGCGACCCTAGCTGAGATCATGCAGCGAGGTGGACACTCCGACATGCGCACGGCGCTCCGCTACCAGCACGCCTCACGTGATCGGGATCGTGCGCTGGTACAGAGGATGGCGGAGATGATCCCGTGA
- the obgE gene encoding GTPase ObgE encodes MVSFVDTVTLHLRAGKGGNGCVSVHREKFKPLGGPDGGNGGDGGDIVLVADTQTGTLLSYHHSPHRSAGNGGPGMGDHRAGFMGEDLELPVPVGTVVKSPDGNVLIDMIVPGERFVVAAGGQGGLGNAALSSPKRKAPGFALLGTPGYEGDVILELKTVADVALVGYPSAGKSSLIGAISAARPKIADYPFTTLHPNLGVVQAGESRYTVADVPGLVEGASEGRGLGLEFLRHVERCSALLHVLDCATLEPGRDPISDLDVILGELAAYEVPEGQTPLLERPQLIALNKIDVPEARDLAELVRPDLEARGFRVFEISTISHEGLRPLTFALGEIVEKHRAETVVEVPERIVIRPRRSKKEFTIRVEGGTYGNVYRILGEKPVRWVQQTDFQNEEAVGYLADRLERLGVEDELFRVGAVQGSTVVIGEADSIVFDWEPTMTSAAELMTAPRGTDPRLAPNSRRTTSERRETYYERMDAKAEARAEVEAQRLAAYRGDDE; translated from the coding sequence ATGGTCAGCTTCGTCGACACCGTGACGCTGCATCTGCGCGCCGGCAAGGGCGGGAACGGCTGTGTCTCGGTTCACCGCGAGAAGTTCAAGCCGCTCGGCGGTCCTGACGGTGGAAACGGCGGAGACGGCGGAGATATCGTTCTTGTCGCTGACACCCAGACCGGAACGCTGCTGTCGTACCATCACTCACCGCACCGCTCGGCGGGGAACGGCGGCCCCGGAATGGGTGACCACCGTGCGGGATTCATGGGGGAGGACCTCGAGCTTCCCGTGCCGGTCGGCACCGTCGTGAAGTCGCCCGACGGCAACGTCCTGATCGACATGATCGTGCCGGGGGAGCGCTTCGTCGTCGCCGCGGGCGGTCAGGGAGGTCTCGGCAACGCGGCTCTCTCGTCGCCGAAGCGCAAGGCTCCTGGTTTCGCTCTCCTCGGCACGCCGGGCTACGAGGGTGACGTCATCCTCGAGCTCAAGACCGTGGCCGATGTCGCGCTGGTCGGCTATCCGTCCGCCGGAAAGTCGAGTCTGATCGGAGCGATCTCGGCCGCACGGCCCAAGATCGCCGACTATCCGTTCACCACGCTGCACCCGAACCTCGGTGTCGTGCAGGCCGGCGAATCGCGCTATACGGTCGCCGATGTGCCCGGTCTCGTGGAAGGTGCCAGCGAAGGCCGCGGTCTCGGCCTCGAGTTCCTGCGTCACGTCGAGCGGTGCTCCGCGTTGCTGCACGTGCTGGACTGCGCGACGCTCGAGCCGGGTCGGGACCCGATCTCCGACCTCGATGTCATCCTCGGAGAGCTGGCCGCGTACGAGGTGCCGGAAGGACAGACCCCGCTGCTGGAGCGCCCGCAGCTCATCGCTCTCAACAAGATCGACGTGCCGGAGGCACGCGACCTCGCCGAGCTCGTGCGCCCCGACCTCGAGGCCCGCGGCTTCCGCGTGTTCGAGATCTCCACGATCTCCCATGAGGGACTGCGCCCGCTGACCTTCGCGCTCGGCGAGATCGTCGAGAAGCACCGCGCCGAGACCGTCGTCGAGGTGCCTGAGCGCATCGTCATCCGTCCTCGCCGCTCCAAGAAGGAGTTCACCATCCGCGTGGAGGGCGGGACGTACGGCAACGTGTACCGCATCCTCGGTGAGAAGCCGGTGCGCTGGGTGCAGCAGACCGATTTCCAGAACGAGGAGGCCGTGGGGTACCTGGCCGATCGTCTGGAGCGCCTCGGTGTCGAAGACGAGCTGTTCCGCGTCGGCGCCGTCCAGGGCTCGACCGTCGTGATCGGCGAAGCCGACAGCATCGTGTTCGACTGGGAGCCGACGATGACCTCGGCCGCCGAGCTCATGACGGCACCACGAGGGACGGATCCGCGACTCGCCCCGAACTCGCGCCGCACCACCTCGGAGCGTCGTGAGACCTACTACGAGCGCATGGATGCCAAGGCCGAAGCCCGAGCAGAGGTGGAAGCTCAGCGTCTCGCCGCCTACCGGGGAGACGACGAGTGA
- a CDS encoding Rne/Rng family ribonuclease: MADENNDNNTPTLDFPVDAADQLTEPTASEAEGVSEEAAESSAESATNVEKVSASGEEDAAPTAEEAPADEAQAPAEEQAPSVEDAPAEEAPAVEAPADDAPAADAPAEEAAPADEAPAPVEEPAAPTPVTAVSLGLLPEVFVSQVSTQLHFYAPAIVPLPARPERERIFDRIAEREQPQEESTSARRGRRRRGGSDGDDQREEPRQRQRVVEYITEPKAIKGSTRLEAKKQRRRDGRDAGRRRPVVTEAEFLARRESVDRMMVVRSKNGRTQIGVLEDGVLVEHYVARNQDASLIGNVYLGRVQNVLPSMEAAFVDIGRGRNAVLYSGEVDWDGVETGNQPRRIELALKPGDRVLVQVTKDPVGHKGARLTSQISLPGRYLVYVPGGSMNGISRKLPDNERARLKRILKEVLPESSGVIVRTAAEGATEDQLTRDVQRLTSQWEHIQKQVENQQAPALLHAEPDLLVKIVRDVFNEDFTKMLIQGEEAQRTIRAYLESVAPDLLERVDSYEDETDPFDAFRITEQIEKALDRKVWLPSGGSLVIDRTEAMTVVDVNTGKFVGSGGNLEETVTKNNLEAAEEIVRQLRLRDIGGIIVVDFIDMVLESNRDLVLRRLIECLSRDRTKHQVAEVTSLGLVQMTRKKLGLGLLETFSEACEVCAGRGVIVHHDPVVKHRSNSNGNSNGGQGGGNSQGGRRQRGGNGGGQSQSAPPAATVTHSIPEGAKSALAQIAASTLAPNAEPAEPSIELPEATTEAPAKAERPKKARKKRGADRNGPKSPAEQLLDSVLDALPEPKAPGQGRGRRRVSTAALTGTPVSVNGESSAPVAGGDPES, translated from the coding sequence ATGGCCGACGAGAACAATGACAACAACACCCCTACCCTCGACTTCCCGGTTGACGCCGCGGATCAGCTGACGGAGCCCACCGCTTCCGAGGCCGAGGGTGTGTCTGAAGAAGCAGCGGAAAGCTCTGCCGAATCTGCCACGAACGTCGAGAAGGTGAGCGCCTCCGGCGAGGAGGATGCCGCACCTACTGCCGAGGAGGCTCCCGCAGACGAGGCGCAGGCTCCTGCTGAGGAGCAGGCTCCCTCTGTCGAGGATGCTCCTGCGGAGGAAGCTCCTGCTGTGGAAGCTCCTGCTGACGACGCTCCCGCTGCGGACGCTCCCGCCGAGGAAGCAGCTCCCGCAGACGAGGCTCCTGCTCCGGTCGAGGAGCCTGCCGCTCCCACCCCGGTGACTGCGGTCTCGCTGGGCCTGCTGCCCGAGGTCTTCGTCTCGCAGGTGTCCACGCAGCTCCACTTCTACGCACCGGCGATCGTCCCGCTGCCCGCACGCCCTGAGCGCGAGCGCATCTTCGACCGCATCGCCGAGCGTGAGCAGCCGCAGGAGGAATCGACCTCGGCTCGCCGTGGTCGTCGCCGCCGCGGAGGTTCCGACGGAGACGACCAGCGCGAAGAGCCGCGCCAGCGTCAGCGCGTCGTCGAGTACATCACCGAGCCGAAGGCCATCAAGGGCTCCACTCGCCTCGAGGCGAAGAAGCAGCGCCGCCGCGACGGTCGCGATGCCGGTCGCCGTCGCCCGGTCGTGACCGAGGCCGAGTTCCTCGCCCGTCGTGAGTCCGTCGACCGCATGATGGTGGTGCGCTCCAAGAACGGTCGCACCCAGATCGGCGTCCTCGAGGACGGCGTTCTCGTGGAGCACTACGTGGCCCGCAACCAGGACGCATCGCTCATCGGGAACGTCTACCTCGGCCGCGTGCAGAACGTGCTCCCGAGCATGGAGGCCGCCTTCGTCGACATCGGCCGCGGCCGCAACGCCGTGCTCTACTCCGGCGAGGTCGACTGGGACGGCGTCGAGACCGGCAACCAGCCGCGTCGTATCGAGCTGGCCCTGAAGCCGGGCGACCGTGTGCTCGTGCAGGTCACCAAGGACCCCGTGGGGCACAAGGGCGCCCGTCTGACGAGCCAGATCTCGCTGCCCGGCCGCTACCTCGTGTACGTGCCCGGTGGCTCGATGAACGGCATCAGCCGCAAACTGCCGGACAACGAGCGCGCCCGCCTCAAGCGCATCCTCAAGGAGGTCCTGCCCGAGTCCTCCGGCGTGATCGTCCGCACGGCAGCCGAGGGTGCGACCGAAGACCAGCTCACCCGTGATGTGCAGCGTCTCACCAGCCAGTGGGAGCACATCCAGAAGCAGGTGGAGAACCAGCAGGCTCCCGCCCTGCTGCACGCCGAGCCGGATCTGCTCGTCAAGATCGTCCGTGACGTGTTCAACGAGGACTTCACGAAGATGCTCATCCAGGGCGAGGAGGCGCAGCGCACCATCCGCGCCTACCTCGAGAGCGTCGCTCCCGACCTGCTCGAGCGTGTCGACTCCTACGAGGACGAGACCGACCCCTTCGATGCTTTCCGCATCACCGAGCAGATCGAGAAGGCTCTCGACCGCAAGGTCTGGCTGCCCTCGGGCGGCTCGCTCGTGATCGACCGCACCGAGGCGATGACCGTGGTCGACGTCAATACCGGGAAGTTCGTCGGTTCCGGCGGCAACCTGGAGGAGACGGTCACCAAGAACAACCTCGAGGCCGCCGAGGAGATCGTCCGCCAGCTGCGTCTGCGCGACATCGGCGGCATCATCGTCGTCGACTTCATCGACATGGTGCTCGAGTCGAACCGCGACCTCGTGCTGCGCCGTCTGATCGAGTGCTTGAGCCGTGACCGCACGAAGCACCAGGTCGCAGAGGTCACCTCGCTCGGCCTCGTGCAGATGACGCGTAAGAAGCTCGGCCTCGGCCTGCTGGAGACCTTCAGCGAGGCCTGCGAGGTCTGCGCCGGTCGCGGAGTGATCGTGCACCACGACCCCGTCGTGAAGCACCGCTCCAACAGCAATGGGAACAGCAACGGTGGACAGGGCGGCGGCAACAGTCAGGGCGGACGTCGCCAGCGCGGCGGCAACGGTGGCGGCCAGAGCCAGAGCGCTCCGCCGGCCGCCACGGTGACCCACAGCATCCCCGAGGGAGCGAAGTCCGCGCTCGCGCAGATAGCCGCCTCGACACTCGCTCCGAACGCCGAGCCCGCCGAGCCCTCTATCGAGCTCCCCGAGGCGACGACCGAGGCTCCCGCCAAAGCGGAGCGTCCCAAGAAGGCGCGCAAGAAGCGCGGAGCGGACCGCAACGGCCCGAAGTCGCCCGCCGAGCAGCTGCTCGACTCGGTGCTGGATGCTCTCCCTGAGCCCAAAGCGCCTGGTCAGGGACGGGGACGTCGTCGGGTCAGCACGGCCGCCCTCACCGGCACCCCGGTGTCGGTGAACGGGGAGAGCTCAGCGCCGGTCGCGGGCGGGGACCCTGAGTCCTGA